One Bombilactobacillus folatiphilus genomic window, TGATGAGCAGCCAACTAATTCCCAAAATCAAGACCGCTAAACAAAACCAGCTAGCGGGTAACAACCAACGATCCAAACCAATTTGAACTCGCCATAAGTGCCAGCTAGCTAAAAGAGCTCCAATGAACATCAAGGACGCAAACAGTACCAACGCCCCTTTTAAAATTTTAATAAAAAAAACTTGAATCTTATTTCTCATGCACTCTAATTTACTCCTACTTTTTGCAGGTAATCGGCTAATTTTGTCACTGCCAACTTAATTTTTTCCATGCTGGCAGCGTAACTAATCCGCAAATAGCCACTGCCACCTAAGCCAAAAAAACTGCCGGGCAACAACGCTAATTGTTCTTGTTCTAACAATTCATTGGCCACCACCACATCATCTTGGTTAACCTGCGCTGGTAATTTCATGAACATATAAAAGGCTCCCTGTGGTCTAGAGGTCGTAATTCCCAATTCTTCCAGTTGTTGCTGCAAATAATCGCGCCGTCTTTGATATTCAGCTTTCATCGCTTGCGGATCATCTTGTCCCTTGGTCAAAGCATCGATCGCCGCATCTTGCATGGCTTCTGGCAACGAGGTCGTCACTAATTCATGCACATGTAATAAATGTTGCATGACATTTTGGGGACCACAAACATAGCCGACACGCCACCCCGTCATCGCATGGGATTTGGACAAACCGTTCATCAAAATTGTCTGTTCTGGCAATAATTCTGCAAAACTGACGTGTTGACCCGCAAATGATAATTCACTGTAAATTTCATCACTTAACACAAAGATCTCAAATTGTTTCAAAACTTGGGCTAAAGCGGTTAATTCTTGGCGATTATACGTAACACCCGTGGGATTATTCGGATAATTTAAAATAATTGCTTTCGTCTTAGGATGCTGCTGGAGCAACTTTTGTAAAGCCGCTGGATCCACCCGAAAATCTGTTTGTGATGTATTTAAATAAACCGGTGTCGCTTGATTCAACAAAATATCTGGCTCATAGATAGTGAAGCAAGGCGTCGGCAAAATCACCTCGTCACCCGGATTCAAAATGGCCGTCAAAGTGGTAAAAACACTTTCCGTGACGCCAATCGTCGTCACAATTTGGGTTTGGGGATCATAATGTAAATTATATTTCTTGTTCAAAAAAGCCGCAATTGCTTGTGTTAGTTCCGGTTTACCTTCTGGAATCGTATAGTGCATACCTTCATGCAAAATTGCCTGACTTGTTGCATTGCGAATATGTTCCGGCGTCAAAAAATCCGGCTCACCCACGGTCATATTGATCACACCAGGTGTTTGATTAGCTCTAGCGTTAAATAAAAAAATATCTTGCGGTTTTAACTTCAAAGCATTGGTGTTCATCTTAGTTTCTAAATCACTCATCTTGTCTGCGTCCTTTCAGTTAATCCCAATTTATCTGTACTGTAAGCCTCTATTATACAGCTAAACTAAAGATCAAGACAATCACAATCAAGATAGCGTTTGTAAAAAGTTAAAGACCCATTGATTGAATAAATCTGGTTCTTCCAAATGCGGCAAGTGCCCCGAATTTTCAAAAATGTGTGCGGTACTCGTTGGCGCTTTGGCCTGACAAAAATCTAAGTAACCGGGCTGCCAAATAGGCGAATGCAAACTGCCTAAAAATAGCTGCGGCACTGGACTAGTGCTTACTACATCCCGCCAATCCTGCAGCAAATGATCCGTCAATAACGGCGCATTCAATGCATGACTAAAGGGGTGTGCTTGGCGCTGTTTTTTCAAAGATTGCCACACCTCAGTATTCACTTGGCCCCAAGTCATTTTGGTTAGCGCAATCTGTTTTTGCTGCTGGCGTACATTTTCCCAGGTCAAATCCAGCGCTCCGTAAGGCCAATTAACATTATTGAGCGTCAAAGGTGACTCATCAACATCCACCATCGCCGCCAAACGTTGATAACCAAACAACGATTCATATGCCCAACAAACTCCCGCTCCCATGGAATGCCCAATCAAAACTGTTTGCCGCAAGTCTAAAGTGGCAATTAATTGCGCACAATCCACAGCTAAACGGGCGATTCGCAAGTTTTTCTTGGTTCGAAAAGATTGCCCATGATTACGATGATCCATTGTCACAACTTGATAACCTCGTTCCACAAAAAAAGGCACCTGTTGTTGCCACTCTAATTGACTACCGGAGTAGCCAGCTAGAAATAACAACGGTTGCCCGTTTCCTTGCACATGATAACTTAATTGCACCCCATCATTCGTGGTTAATTGCATCATAAACTCCCCTCTAATAACGCAAAGTAAATTGTCAAAATTAATAAATCCGCACAACCGCCTAAACTCAAATTACGCTGAATAAAGCTTTGATTCAAGTCAGTTAAAAAATCTTGGCCCGCTGAACTCCTTGCTCCACCTAATGCAAAAAAGTGTTCCACTTGTTGTTTGATCCATGGCAAAACCGCAACTGATTGCGCCCGCTTGATCAAATTGGAATCAGCCGTTTGCGCCGCTAGAAACATCAATGTGTTTAACAAACGTTGCTGTCGGTAACCGGTTTGTCGGCGTAAAAAAGGTAGCGAACCTTGCACCACACTCGGAAAACCCGCTTCGGCTTCCCCACGCACACCAGTCATTCCATATTGCCGATATTGTTTTTGCCCTGCTGTCAAAGTTTGTGAAAAATCGGTCGTCTGCTCATTAAAATCATGTTTGGTCAAACCTTTCAACATATTTCGAACCACTTGTTGAACACCCAAAACGGAAAAGTCGTGTTGCTGACAATAATATGCGGTGGCGCCGACAGCAATCCCTAAGGAAAAAATCGCCCCCTTATGCGTATTAACTTGGTTAGTCGCCAAAAACATAGTCTGTTCAGCATCTTGCCCCAATTGACGTAATTGCTGAAACAATTCCCACAAATCAGTGCCTGCAAAAGTCTGCCCAGCTTGTCCGGCTGCTTGAAAATATGGTAATAACGAAACTGCACTATTCATAAATGTGAAAATATCCATATCTTGATGTGATCCAGAGTCTACCGGGTCCACTAGGCCCGGCTTTGGCCAAACGATCACTTCGTACAACAAAGCCGTTTGCGCGGTTTGGGCAAGTTTTTGCGCCGCGATCAACTTTGAGCTCCAAAATATTCATGATAATATTGATCGATCGCAGATTTTAAATCATCAATCGAATGCGTTTGATTACGGGCACATTGCTTAGCCGGGCGACCACAAACGTAACATTTTCGTGGTGGTAGACCCAAATCCGTACGCGATAATTGATTGGTGACTGACTGTCCTAAAACATCCACATCAAATAACCGACCTAAAGCAAATTGTTCTTCAAATTGAATCATTTGGCGCTTCACTAAGACAACATTTTCGGCAATGACCATAAAGCATTCTGGACCTGTTAAGCGGCGCAAATATTGTTTCCAAAAAACTAATGGTAAGTCGGCCACTCGACAAATTCTTTGGATTTCTTTGACACCCGCTGTAAAAATCTGTTGAATCTCCTCGTTGGTCTTGATTTTTCCCGGAATATTTAATTTAATTCCTAAAACTACATCCATGCGATAATCGCTCAAAAGTCGTTGCTGCTGGTTAGCACGCCAATCCTTATTATGCAAAATAGCAATAATCGATTGTTCTTTTCCATGATCCAGTATGGTCATTTTTACATCCTCAATTAATCTCCTGACAACAAAACCCGAACAGCCTTGGGCTATTCGGGCAATAGTGTAACATAATATTTTGTCAGCGCAAATCACAATTTCATCAAATCTAGCTAATCTTTCACAGCATTAATTGCATCAATAATTGTACCATCACGATATTCCACTAAGGCCACCGTTTGATCGGTAAATTCTAATGGTTGAGCTTGACCAACAATTTGTTGAGCTTTTTGTTGTAATTCTTCAATGGTATAGAGCGCCAAGTTCGGCACTTGTTTGAAAATATCCAGTAAATCTTGCCGTTGTGGATTAACTGCAATCCCAGCTTCAGTAACTAAAACATCGACCGAAGCACCTGGAGTGACCTCCGTGGTTACTTCAGGAACAACTGTTGCAATTCGCCCACGAACTAATGGCGCACAAATGATCGTTAATTTGGAGGTAGCGGCATCTTGATGTCCACCGACAGCCCCACGAATCACACCATCCGAACCGGTCATAACATTGACATTAAAGTTCGTATCAATTTCTAAGGCTGATAAAATGGACACATCCAATTGATCAACCATAGCACCTTTATTAGCAGGGTCAGCATACCAAGAAGCATCAATTTCTTGTTGATTTTTATTGGCGTGCATTGAAGCAGCTGCACCCTTGTCAAAATCTTGAACATCCATAACCTTAGAAACCAAACCTTCTTCAAGTAAATCAATGGTCGGTTTGGTAATGCCACCTAATGCAAAGGAAGCTTTGATATTTTGATCGAGCATTGATTGACGTAAAAAGCGCGTGACAGCTAAAGCAGCCCCACCAGAACCGGTTTGGAAAGAGAAACCTTCTTTAAAGTAAGGTGAATTGACAATCACATCATTAACCATCTTGGCAATTTTTAGTTCCTTCGGATCTTTGGTAAAACGAGTTGCGCCGGAACCAATTTTATCAGGATTACCAACTTGATCAACTTTGACGACGTAATCAACTTGTGTCTGTTTGATCGAAGCGGGCGTATTAGGATACGGCTTCAATTCATCAGTGATCAAAACGACCTTATCGGCATATTGAGCATCCATCAATGCATAACCCAAGGAACCAAAAGCCGCTTTGCCGTCCATTCCATTGGCGTTACCCATTTCATCAGCATTGGGAACACCTAAAAAGGCAACGTCAATCTTAATGGAACCTTCTTCAATGGCACGAGCCCGGCCACCGTGGGAACGGAAAATAACTGGATTTTTCAAAGCTCCATGTGAAACAGCTTCCCCCAAGGAACCTCGCATTCCTGACGAGGTAATATTAGTCACAACGCCCTTTTCAATCGCTTCGACAACAATATCGTTCATGACATTGGTTAAAGAAGATGGTGCTAATGTCAAATCTTTATAACCAGCATCGATAATCAAGCGCATGACTTGATTAAAAATATAATCCCCTTCACGGAAATGATGGTGGAACGAAATCGTCATTCCATCTTTAACCGTTTGTTCAACGACTTCTTGTAAAGAAGATGCCAATTTGTGTTGACCTGTCGTGGCCGTCACTTTCGGTGCCGTCCGTTGAATCGTCGGTTCACCAAAATCTGTTGATGCAAATGGTTCTTTGTCTAATTTTTGCATTACATCTGTGGGTAACTGGCGCTTAATTTTATTCTCCAAGATAATTGCCCTCCTGATCCACTAAATTATCAGCTTTCGCTAACTTCATTACTCGTTGAGCCCGTAAAGCTACTGGACGATCAACCATTTGACCATTCATTGAAATAACACCGGAGCCCTGTCGTTTAGCCTGTTCAATTGCAGCTAAAACATTTTGGGCGTTCACAATTTCCTTTTCTGTTGGTTGATAAACTTTGTTCACCATCTCAACTTGACGTGGATTCACTAATGACTTGCCATCAAAACCTAATTGATGGATCAAACGTGTTTCCCGATAAAAGCCTTCTGGATCATCCATATTCGAAAAGACGGTATCAAAAGCTGCAATACCAGCAGCCCGCGCTGCATGTAAAATCATATTCCGTGCAAAGAACAATTCTTGACCATCAGGATAACGATGAGTCTTCATATCGGTCGTATAATCTTCAGCTGATAGCGCAATGCCGATCATCCGTTTGGAAGATTTAGCAATTTCTTCAGCATTTAAAACGCCTTGTGCAGATTCAATGGCAGCCATTAAGTTAATTGAGCCCACTGGCTTCCCAAATTCTTTTTCAGCAGCCACGACACGTTCTTCCAAATGGTGCATCATCTGCGCATCTTCAACTTTAGGCAAACGAATAACATCAACACCCGCTTTAACCATAACCCGAATATCATCTTCATAAAAAGGTGTATCCTCGCCGTTAATCCGCACAACTAATTCTGTATCACCATAATCCAAAGTCGTCAAAGCTTCATAAACTAAATAACGTGCGGCGTCTTTTTCAGTAATGGAGACAGCATCTTCCAAATCAAACATGACGGAATCAGCGCCATAAATACCAGCATCTTTGACCATCGCTGGGTTATTACCTGGGACAAACATCATTGTCCGGCGTAAACGTTCAGTATCAACTGTCATTATAAAACCTCCCAATTTGGTTGATCGACTAAGTCTAAAGCTCTTTGTACCACGGCAATTGTCCGCGCTTTAATAACTAAGTCTAAAGCTCCCTTGTCAACTGCTTTCACCTGTGCATTTTCAATCCCATAATCTTTTAAAACCTGCGTAATTGTATCTTTAATTTGAGAACCGAATTGCTTAATCACATCCGATTGCAAATCAATTTGAATCCCATTTGTTCCCGGAGCCAAACTGATTTGAATATCTGATGATTCAAGCGTTCCAGCAGTTGCATTTTGTTTAATTTCCATCAATTTTCTTTCCTTTCTGAATTCGAGCCTGCAATTGTGGTAAATGCTGCTCAATAAAAGTTTGCGTTGAATCTGGAACCAAGGCAGCTAAATCTGCCAAATTATTTTGTGCAATGTATTGACGCACCTGCAAAGCAGAAATGACTTGTTGTCCTTGAGTCTTACGGGGAACAACAACGACTTGTGTTTTGGGGGGCAAAACTTGTTGCAAGGCGTCATTATAGGCTGCAGTCGTGGGTGACAAGGGTTCTTCACCAACGTAACGTTGTGTTAAATTCAAGCGGGGAACCAACCAGTTCTTGAATAGCTGGGCATCCAGCTGGGTTTGATATTGCAAAGCTTGTGTAGAACTTGGCAAAAAATACGCTGGAAAAGTGGCAAAACTAATCACGTATTCACTGCCATCAACAACTTGCACATTGGGCAGATCGTGCACGCCAGCTTTGACTAAACTTTGGCGTTCTTCAGTTGTAAACAAAGATTCATCTTGTTGAACAACAAACACATACACCTGTTCACTATTTTGTGCAGCTGTTTCGACCAAATAACGGTGACCTCGAGTAAAAGGATTGGCATTCATCACAATTGCCGCATTTTGCTGCGTTTGTGGGATTGGTAATGTCGCCAAATAATCTTGAATTCCACCGAAGCCGCCCTCTAGGATTGCTCCCAACTGGGTTTGGGCCAAGCACTGAAAACCAATGTGCTCAAAACTACTGATATATTGAGGCTTGGTAAAGACAAAATAGTGAAACTGGCCAGCTTGATTCAAACGTCTAATTAATTCACTCAAAATTTGATTAAACCGTGCACCCGGCGCCTGTGCCGACGTGCTGACAGCCACATATTTAATTACTTGACCAGCAATTGAGCCCGTCCCAACTAAATGTTGCTGTTCATCAAACAACCCAACGGTTTGCTCTAATTGTCCCACTTCACCAGCAGTAAAATTGACAATTCCCTGCTGTCGTAAAAAAGCTTGCCATTGTTGACGAATCCTAGGATTGGTCAAGTACAAATCTTGTAAAACTTCCATTCCGCTCGTCTTTTCTGATTACTTAATGTAATAGACCCATTAAGAAAATCGCTATCGTCACGGTTAGCGCGCCACCTATTCGTACCGAAACTTGCGCGAATGGCATTAATTCCATCCGATCGCCAGCAGCTAAAATAGCTAAGGCGCCTGTTCCACCTTGACCTGAACAACAAGAAACAGCAATTGCAGTATCCACTGGATATAATCCTAAGAATTTAGCAGCGATAAAGGCCGTCAAGACAATGGCAATCACGGTCACCACAATCACTAAAATTGAAGCTGGTGATTTGAAGACTTGGATTAATTTATTCCAATCAGTTTGTGCGACCCCAACACCAAACAATAACGGTGGAGTAATTCCTTTAACAACAAAACTATACAGAGAATTGCCACCCTCTTCAATGTTGTCAGGAATATAACCTAACATTTTAGCAGCC contains:
- a CDS encoding aminotransferase class I/II-fold pyridoxal phosphate-dependent enzyme, translating into MSDLETKMNTNALKLKPQDIFLFNARANQTPGVINMTVGEPDFLTPEHIRNATSQAILHEGMHYTIPEGKPELTQAIAAFLNKKYNLHYDPQTQIVTTIGVTESVFTTLTAILNPGDEVILPTPCFTIYEPDILLNQATPVYLNTSQTDFRVDPAALQKLLQQHPKTKAIILNYPNNPTGVTYNRQELTALAQVLKQFEIFVLSDEIYSELSFAGQHVSFAELLPEQTILMNGLSKSHAMTGWRVGYVCGPQNVMQHLLHVHELVTTSLPEAMQDAAIDALTKGQDDPQAMKAEYQRRRDYLQQQLEELGITTSRPQGAFYMFMKLPAQVNQDDVVVANELLEQEQLALLPGSFFGLGGSGYLRISYAASMEKIKLAVTKLADYLQKVGVN
- a CDS encoding alpha/beta fold hydrolase, which gives rise to MMQLTTNDGVQLSYHVQGNGQPLLFLAGYSGSQLEWQQQVPFFVERGYQVVTMDHRNHGQSFRTKKNLRIARLAVDCAQLIATLDLRQTVLIGHSMGAGVCWAYESLFGYQRLAAMVDVDESPLTLNNVNWPYGALDLTWENVRQQQKQIALTKMTWGQVNTEVWQSLKKQRQAHPFSHALNAPLLTDHLLQDWRDVVSTSPVPQLFLGSLHSPIWQPGYLDFCQAKAPTSTAHIFENSGHLPHLEEPDLFNQWVFNFLQTLS
- the citG gene encoding triphosphoribosyl-dephospho-CoA synthase CitG; this encodes MAAQKLAQTAQTALLYEVIVWPKPGLVDPVDSGSHQDMDIFTFMNSAVSLLPYFQAAGQAGQTFAGTDLWELFQQLRQLGQDAEQTMFLATNQVNTHKGAIFSLGIAVGATAYYCQQHDFSVLGVQQVVRNMLKGLTKHDFNEQTTDFSQTLTAGQKQYRQYGMTGVRGEAEAGFPSVVQGSLPFLRRQTGYRQQRLLNTLMFLAAQTADSNLIKRAQSVAVLPWIKQQVEHFFALGGARSSAGQDFLTDLNQSFIQRNLSLGGCADLLILTIYFALLEGSL
- the citX gene encoding citrate lyase holo-[acyl-carrier protein] synthase, with product MTILDHGKEQSIIAILHNKDWRANQQQRLLSDYRMDVVLGIKLNIPGKIKTNEEIQQIFTAGVKEIQRICRVADLPLVFWKQYLRRLTGPECFMVIAENVVLVKRQMIQFEEQFALGRLFDVDVLGQSVTNQLSRTDLGLPPRKCYVCGRPAKQCARNQTHSIDDLKSAIDQYYHEYFGAQS
- the citF gene encoding citrate lyase subunit alpha yields the protein MQKLDKEPFASTDFGEPTIQRTAPKVTATTGQHKLASSLQEVVEQTVKDGMTISFHHHFREGDYIFNQVMRLIIDAGYKDLTLAPSSLTNVMNDIVVEAIEKGVVTNITSSGMRGSLGEAVSHGALKNPVIFRSHGGRARAIEEGSIKIDVAFLGVPNADEMGNANGMDGKAAFGSLGYALMDAQYADKVVLITDELKPYPNTPASIKQTQVDYVVKVDQVGNPDKIGSGATRFTKDPKELKIAKMVNDVIVNSPYFKEGFSFQTGSGGAALAVTRFLRQSMLDQNIKASFALGGITKPTIDLLEEGLVSKVMDVQDFDKGAAASMHANKNQQEIDASWYADPANKGAMVDQLDVSILSALEIDTNFNVNVMTGSDGVIRGAVGGHQDAATSKLTIICAPLVRGRIATVVPEVTTEVTPGASVDVLVTEAGIAVNPQRQDLLDIFKQVPNLALYTIEELQQKAQQIVGQAQPLEFTDQTVALVEYRDGTIIDAINAVKD
- the citE gene encoding citrate (pro-3S)-lyase subunit beta, whose product is MTVDTERLRRTMMFVPGNNPAMVKDAGIYGADSVMFDLEDAVSITEKDAARYLVYEALTTLDYGDTELVVRINGEDTPFYEDDIRVMVKAGVDVIRLPKVEDAQMMHHLEERVVAAEKEFGKPVGSINLMAAIESAQGVLNAEEIAKSSKRMIGIALSAEDYTTDMKTHRYPDGQELFFARNMILHAARAAGIAAFDTVFSNMDDPEGFYRETRLIHQLGFDGKSLVNPRQVEMVNKVYQPTEKEIVNAQNVLAAIEQAKRQGSGVISMNGQMVDRPVALRAQRVMKLAKADNLVDQEGNYLGE
- the citD gene encoding citrate lyase acyl carrier protein, which translates into the protein MEIKQNATAGTLESSDIQISLAPGTNGIQIDLQSDVIKQFGSQIKDTITQVLKDYGIENAQVKAVDKGALDLVIKARTIAVVQRALDLVDQPNWEVL
- the citC gene encoding [citrate (pro-3S)-lyase] ligase, coding for MEVLQDLYLTNPRIRQQWQAFLRQQGIVNFTAGEVGQLEQTVGLFDEQQHLVGTGSIAGQVIKYVAVSTSAQAPGARFNQILSELIRRLNQAGQFHYFVFTKPQYISSFEHIGFQCLAQTQLGAILEGGFGGIQDYLATLPIPQTQQNAAIVMNANPFTRGHRYLVETAAQNSEQVYVFVVQQDESLFTTEERQSLVKAGVHDLPNVQVVDGSEYVISFATFPAYFLPSSTQALQYQTQLDAQLFKNWLVPRLNLTQRYVGEEPLSPTTAAYNDALQQVLPPKTQVVVVPRKTQGQQVISALQVRQYIAQNNLADLAALVPDSTQTFIEQHLPQLQARIQKGKKIDGN